GCTTGTTGCAAGAAAACTAAAAAATAATCTTTCTTAAAGATAAAATTCTTTTTCATTGAGAGCAGCCATCACATCCGACAAAATGTTGCTCTCAATGTCATTTATACACATGCACAAAAAAAGACGAACTGTTTACATCTCCTATTTTCTATTTGCAATCAGCATTATCATGCTGATCAGTTCTTCGTTGCCTCACCATCATCATAACAGCGGTGCCGTTTGTCTGAAAGAAGATATCAGTACACATACAATGCACAATGATTTAAAACATTCTCAAAATCATTGTTGCGGCGATGAATGTACCAGTCGGTTTCAATTTCGTACTAACAATAACACGCAAGTAAATCATGCGCAACCACACTATTTGTTTGCCATTACTTTGTTCACTAAACCATTGTTACGTTGGCTTTTAAAAACGCAGAGCAAATCCATTGCTGCGCCCCCCTATCTCGAAAAACTTCATAACACTTCCATAGCTTATGCCGTAGGGCGCCGTGGTCCTCCTACACTTTTGTAATTAATACATTTACAATCATGACCGGCGAAAGGTAATAAAACACCTCAGCCCAACAAAATCCAAGCCTCGAACGGGCTCAGGATAAAGAATCGTATTTCCGTATAAACAAAAGACAGAAGTTATGAAACAATATATCTGTGCGGGAACAATTATGCTACTCGCCTTAGCCTCTTGCAACCACCAATCAAAAGAACATACTCATGAACACGAAGCAGACAAGCATGATCATGAAGCAATAAACGGCAAATCTCACGAAGATGAAATTATCTTATCTAAAACAAAAGCAGAAATGGCAGGCGTTAAAGTCGTCACGCTGCAACCTCAGAATTTTCACCAAATCATAAAAACTAGCGGAAAAATATTACCTGCTCAAGGAGATGAATCCGTAGTCGTAGCGACTATGCCGGGCATCGTATCCTTTCAACAAAAAAGAGTAGCAGGAGTAGCTGTAAACCGTGGAAGTAGACTGCTTACCATCTCCTCTCAGAATATAGTAAATGGTGATCCGGTTCAAAAAGCACGCATAGATTACGAAACTGCT
This is a stretch of genomic DNA from uncultured Bacteroides sp.. It encodes these proteins:
- a CDS encoding DUF6769 family protein translates to MSFIHMHKKRRTVYISYFLFAISIIMLISSSLPHHHHNSGAVCLKEDISTHTMHNDLKHSQNHCCGDECTSRFQFRTNNNTQVNHAQPHYLFAITLFTKPLLRWLLKTQSKSIAAPPYLEKLHNTSIAYAVGRRGPPTLL